In Zingiber officinale cultivar Zhangliang chromosome 6A, Zo_v1.1, whole genome shotgun sequence, a single genomic region encodes these proteins:
- the LOC121996350 gene encoding 1-aminocyclopropane-1-carboxylate oxidase-like — protein sequence MAIPVIDFSKLEGKERAETLAQIGNGCQQWGFFQLVNHGIPVELLERVKKVCTECYRHRAEAFKVSRPVQLLDQLVREEEEVVGEVNNNKKKLDDVDWEDVFVLQDDNQWPSHPPQFKETMREYRTEVKKLAEKLMETMEENLGLEKGTFKNQFTGNGEHEPFFATKVSHYPPCPRLDLVELGLRPHTDAGGVILLFQDDHVGGLQILKDGEWVDVQPLANAIVINIGDQIEVVSNGRYKSVWHRVLATGNGNRRSVASFYNPSVKAVICPASASAVDETTGAYPEFLFGDYMDVYVKQKYMPKEPRFEAVKAIN from the exons atggCTATTCCGGTAATCGACTTCTCCAAGCTGGAAGGAAAGGAGAGGGCCGAGACTCTGGCTCAGATCGGCAATGGATGCCAACAGTGGGGATTCTTCCAG CTGGTGAACCATGGGATTCCGGTGGAGCTGCTTGAACGCGTGAAGAAGGTGTGCACGGAGTGCTACAGGCACAGAGCCGAGGCTTTCAAGGTGTCCAGGCCGGTGCAGCTCCTTGACCAACTCGTtcgggaagaagaagaggtcGTTGGAGAAGtaaacaacaacaagaagaagttgGACGATGTGGACTGGGAGGACGTCTTTGTTCTCCAAGACGACAACCAATGGCCATCCCATCCTCCCCAATTCAa GGAGACGATGAGGGAGTACAGAACGGAGGTGAAAAAGCTAGCCGAGAAATTGATGGAAACCATGGAAGAAAACCTGGGGCTGGAGAAGGGCACCTTCAAGAACCAGTTCACCGGAAACGGCGAGCACGAGCCGTTCTTCGCCACCAAG GTGAGCCACTACCCGCCCTGCCCGCGGTTGGACCTTGTGGAGCTGGGCCTCCGCCCCCACACCGACGCTGGCGGCGTCATCCTCCTCTTCCAAGATGACCATGTCGGAGGCTTGCAGATCCTCAAGGACGGCGAGTGGGTGGACGTGCAGCCGTTGGCCAATGCCATCGTCATTAACATCGGGGACCAGATCGAGGTGGTCAGCAATGGGCGGTACAAGAGCGTATGGCACCGCGTGCTCGCCACCGGCAATGGCAACCGCCGCTCCGTCGCCTCCTTCTACAACCCTTCAGTGAAGGCCGTCATTTGTCCGGCTTCGGCCTCCGCCGTCGACGAGACCACTGGCGCCTACCCCGAGTTTCTCTTCGGGGACTACATGGACGTGTACGTGAAGCAAAAGTACATGCCCAAAGAACCAAGATTTGAGGCGGTCAAAGCAATTAATTAA